A segment of the Chryseobacterium scophthalmum genome:
AGTAGGTCTTACTACGAACGTTATTTCAAAATGTCTGCGTGTATTTCAAACTTAGAAAATATTATATCTAAATAATTACTATTTAAAAGAATTTTTATGAATGTAATCATAACAGGCTATAGTGGCTTTGTCGGAACAAACTTATCAAGTCATTTAGCGAATCAGGATGTACATGTATTTGCTGTATCATTACGTAATGATGAATGGAAAAACAAAATTGATGAAAATTCAGATGCAATAATTCACTTGGCTGGTAAAGCTCACGATACTTCAGATGTTTCAGATCCTGAGGAGTATTACAAGATAAATCGTGATTTAACTATAGAATTATTTAATGAATTTTTAAATTCAGATATTAAAAAGTTTTTTTATTTCAGTTCTGTGAAGGCAGCAGCGGATACAGTTGACGGTATTTTAACAGAGGATGTGGATGAAAACCCTGTTACACATTACGGAAAATCAAAAATAGAAGCCGAAAAATATATTTTGAGCAAAAATTTACCTGAAGGAAAAAATGTCTATATAATTCGTCCTTGCATGATTCATGGTCCGGGAAACAAAGGAAATCTCAATCTTCTCTATAAGGTGGTAGAAAAAGGAATTCCTTGGCCTTTGGCAACATTCGAAAACAAAAGATCCTTTTTAAGTATTGATAATCTTAATTTTCTGATTCATCAAATGCTCAAAAAAGATTTGCCATCTGGAATTTATAACTTTGCAGATGATAAAGCAATTTCTACAAATGAATTAATCTCAACAATAAACATAGCGCTGAACAAAAAAGCTAAATTGTGGAAGATTTCAAAAGGCTTAATTGAAAGAATGGCTAGCTTTGGAGATAAATTACATTTACCTTTAAACACGGAAAGGTTGAAAAAGCTGACCGAATCTTATGTGGTTTCTAATCAAAAAATAAAATCAGCATTAGGAGTTGAAAAACTTCCTTTATCAGCCGAAGAAGGTCTTATTAAAACGATTAAAAGTTTTAAAAAATTAAATAAAAATTAATAACTGAATTTAAGTATATGATACGCATATTTGATTTTCTTTTTGCATTCTTTGGTTTACTGTTCTTATGGCCAATTTTAATTATCCTCTATATTATAGGTCTGTTTGATACCGGCTCACCTATATTTGTACAGGAAAGAGTAGGACGTTTTAAAAAACCTTTTAAATTAATAAAGTTCCGTACAATGCCTGTTAATACAAAATCTGTTGCAACACACCTTTCACAGAATGTATCGATTACTAAATTTGGGAGTTTTTTGAGAAAGTCTAAATTAGATGAACTTCCACAGCTGATTAATGTTTTAACAGGAGATATGAGTTTAGTAGGGCCAAGACCTAATTTGTTCAACCAAACTGAACTGATTGCAGAAAGAGATAAAAGAGGAGTGTATAACGCAGTACCTGGAATCACAGGGCTTGCACAGATTAACGAAATAGACATGTCTACTCCTATAAAACTGGCGGAAAAAGATGCTGAAATGCTGCAGAATTTAACATTGTCAGATTATATTAAATATATTTTTGCTACAGTTGGAGGAAAAGGACAAGGGGATAGAATAAATAAATAGTTTATTCGTAATAGAATTAATAAATTTAAAGTCAGATAAATGAAAAATAAAATTTGGCTTTCACCACCTCATATGTCTGGGAATGAACTCTATTTTATTCAGGACGCTTTGAATAAGAATTGGGTTACATCGCAAGGTGAAAATATTGATGAATTTGAACAATCAATTTCAGTCTTTTTAAAGAATGATGTGCATGTTTGTGCCTTGAATTCTGCAACCTCTGCAATTCATCTTTCTTTGTTGATGTTAGGAATTTCATCAAATGATGAAGTCCTTACTTCTACATTCAGTTTTTGCGGCTCTGCAAACCCAATCGCTTACTGCGGTGCAACCCCTATTTTCATCGACTCAGAGAAAGATACCTGGAATATGTGTACAGTTGCTTTAGAAGAAGCAATTCAAGATAGAATTTCAAAAGGGAAAAAGCCAAAAGCAATCGTTGTCGTTCATTTGTATGGAATGCCTGCAAAAATGGATGAAATCGCTACAATTGCTGAAAAATATGAAATTTCTGTAATTGAAGATGCTGCAGAAGCATTGGGCTCAACTTACAAAGGAAAAGCTTGCGGAACATTCGGACGCTTTGGTATCTTGTCTTTTAATGGAAACAAGATTATTACAACTTCTGGAGGTGGTGCTTTGGTTTGTCATACTCAGGAAGATAAAGATAAAGCAGTATTCTTATCAACACAGGCAAGAGACAATGCTCCTCACTATCAACATTCTCACATTGGTTACAACTACCGAATGAGTAATATTGTAGCGGGTATTGGTCGTGGACAAATGGAAGTTTTAAACGACAGGGTAGAAGCACGCAGAAAAATGCATGATTTTTATGTTGATGTTTTTAAAGATATTAATGGAGTAGAGGTTTTTTCTGAACCGAATGAAGATTATTACTCTAATCATTGGTTGTCGGCAATTGTAATTGATGAAAAGATGACTGGGAAAAATCGTGAAGATTTAAGATTAGCTTTTCTTGAAGACAATATAGAATCAAGACCTCTTTGGAAGCCTATGCATTTACAACCAGTCTTTGCGGATGCTCCCTATTATGGAACTAATGTAGCAGAGAAATTATTTGATGATGGATTATGTCTTCCTTCAGGATCTAATCTTACTGATGACGACAGAGAAAGAATTGAAAAAATAATCAAACAATTTTTCTCATAATAATAGAGATAGCTCTCTTTTTCAAAAATTAAGTAAAATTAATACTTGAATAAAAAACTACACTGCTTATTTTCATCTGAAAGTAAGCAGTTTTTTCTTATTGACTATCAGTTTTTTATATGATAGTAGTGAATGTTATAACCCCATAGAATCCACTTGAAACTATAATTCTAAAATTCTCACTTATAAAAAATCAACTTCTTTCCCTATATTTACGCTTCAGTTTAGATATAAGTGAAAAAATACCCATGGTGGAAAGCTTTTATGGACTACGGATTAAGTTTCGTAGTGATTTCTGTTTTGTTACCTATTTTTTTTATTTTAATAATTCTGGCGTCTTTAGATACCGGTTTTCCAGGTGTTTTCCAGCAGGAAAGAGTAGGTAGATTCGGTAAGATTTTCGTGATTTATAAATTCAGAACTTATCATATTAAAAAGCACACAAAATCCTCTTTTGGTAAATGGATGAGAAAAACGAAGCTTGATGAATTACCTCAACTATTCAATATTCTTAAAGGAGATATGTCTTTGGTTGGGCCAAGACCGGATATTTCCGGATATTATGATCAACTGAAGAACGAAGACCAATTGATACTTAATTTAAAACCCGGATTAACGAGTGAAGCCGGAATTAAATATAGAAATGAAGAAGAGATTTTAAACCAACAGAAAGATCCATTGCAATATAATGATAAAGTTCTTTTTCCTGAAAAAGTGAAAATGAACCTCGAGTATTACCATCGGCTTTCTTTTAAAAATGATATGTATATTTTACTTAAAACGTTTTCTGTTTTAAGATAATGATGCTGAATATAATTATGAAGTTTACAGAAAAATTTTTATCAAAAATATTTTTGATAGCTGTTGTTTTTTTATTGATAAAAATAAAGGCACAGCAAACAGAAATTAAGCTAAATGCAGCTTTTGTTCCATTAACAATGTTGAATATTGCGGTAGAAAAACCACTCAATAAAAAGTTTTCAATACAGGCGGAAGGTTTCATATCACCATGGAAATCGCTTTATGGGAAAAACATGCAGTTTTATATGGGAACCTTAGAAGGACGCTATTATTTTGATGAAGTAATGAAAAAATGGTATATTGGTGCTTATGGTTCTGTGGTGGCATTTAACATTCAGAAGTGGAATTATCTAAAATCAGCTGTAGTGTATGATGACAATGGGAATCCTGAACTTCTGGCAAATGGAAATGTAAGAATAACGGAACGGTATCAAAAAGGTATTGCTCTTGTTTTTGGTTTTAGTGGTGGTTATCATTTTAAAATCAATGATCAGCTAGGATTGGATATCTATGCAGGAATTGGAGCAACACAGTCATTATACAAAGGTTATTATAAAGATAATAACGAGCGCTACGATGGAGCAGAAAACTGGAATAAAAGTGGTGAGGTGATTCCTACAAGAGGAGGCTTAATGCTCACATATAAATTGAAATAAATTTATCTCATTTTTTTAATAATTTTCGATTAATACAGAAGTAAAGAGATAAATGATAACATATATTCTTTATGATAAATGAAAATTTGCAAGATTATATAAAATGACATAATCACTGCCGTGAAT
Coding sequences within it:
- a CDS encoding NAD-dependent epimerase/dehydratase family protein, encoding MNVIITGYSGFVGTNLSSHLANQDVHVFAVSLRNDEWKNKIDENSDAIIHLAGKAHDTSDVSDPEEYYKINRDLTIELFNEFLNSDIKKFFYFSSVKAAADTVDGILTEDVDENPVTHYGKSKIEAEKYILSKNLPEGKNVYIIRPCMIHGPGNKGNLNLLYKVVEKGIPWPLATFENKRSFLSIDNLNFLIHQMLKKDLPSGIYNFADDKAISTNELISTINIALNKKAKLWKISKGLIERMASFGDKLHLPLNTERLKKLTESYVVSNQKIKSALGVEKLPLSAEEGLIKTIKSFKKLNKN
- a CDS encoding sugar transferase, whose product is MIRIFDFLFAFFGLLFLWPILIILYIIGLFDTGSPIFVQERVGRFKKPFKLIKFRTMPVNTKSVATHLSQNVSITKFGSFLRKSKLDELPQLINVLTGDMSLVGPRPNLFNQTELIAERDKRGVYNAVPGITGLAQINEIDMSTPIKLAEKDAEMLQNLTLSDYIKYIFATVGGKGQGDRINK
- a CDS encoding aminotransferase class I/II-fold pyridoxal phosphate-dependent enzyme codes for the protein MKNKIWLSPPHMSGNELYFIQDALNKNWVTSQGENIDEFEQSISVFLKNDVHVCALNSATSAIHLSLLMLGISSNDEVLTSTFSFCGSANPIAYCGATPIFIDSEKDTWNMCTVALEEAIQDRISKGKKPKAIVVVHLYGMPAKMDEIATIAEKYEISVIEDAAEALGSTYKGKACGTFGRFGILSFNGNKIITTSGGGALVCHTQEDKDKAVFLSTQARDNAPHYQHSHIGYNYRMSNIVAGIGRGQMEVLNDRVEARRKMHDFYVDVFKDINGVEVFSEPNEDYYSNHWLSAIVIDEKMTGKNREDLRLAFLEDNIESRPLWKPMHLQPVFADAPYYGTNVAEKLFDDGLCLPSGSNLTDDDRERIEKIIKQFFS
- a CDS encoding sugar transferase, producing MDYGLSFVVISVLLPIFFILIILASLDTGFPGVFQQERVGRFGKIFVIYKFRTYHIKKHTKSSFGKWMRKTKLDELPQLFNILKGDMSLVGPRPDISGYYDQLKNEDQLILNLKPGLTSEAGIKYRNEEEILNQQKDPLQYNDKVLFPEKVKMNLEYYHRLSFKNDMYILLKTFSVLR
- a CDS encoding DUF3575 domain-containing protein — its product is MKFTEKFLSKIFLIAVVFLLIKIKAQQTEIKLNAAFVPLTMLNIAVEKPLNKKFSIQAEGFISPWKSLYGKNMQFYMGTLEGRYYFDEVMKKWYIGAYGSVVAFNIQKWNYLKSAVVYDDNGNPELLANGNVRITERYQKGIALVFGFSGGYHFKINDQLGLDIYAGIGATQSLYKGYYKDNNERYDGAENWNKSGEVIPTRGGLMLTYKLK